From Vitis vinifera cultivar Pinot Noir 40024 chromosome 3, ASM3070453v1, the proteins below share one genomic window:
- the LOC100266970 gene encoding uncharacterized protein LOC100266970 isoform X1 codes for MSKKDESELSGNKAVGERKRESRREKEAEFDHRSTRRRRGRRRRDEQGEMDLETENRIAAILMKEAAELRRQAEKEGVHVYLQKPQVRGRPNSRFLTATVLGVQQANRAVEVNEMWRVRQKELELDDRLKGRLRDEGSSRSHRDYSNSSTSANKRHASDLCSSSKRVLEDGSCSKEEESLRDDEVEEFLNSRVKRGRGAVGSRMDEAGPYLPHCSHSKDRLLTNPDLRVREEWEHRVVLGPEKPSSLELSESSEDKLHWDRRKKEKKVRSGSSNKQHSRKHGSKEKSRDKKKKKSEKRSKHRK; via the exons atgagtaaaaaaGACGAGTCAGAGCTTTCTGGAAACAAGGCCgtaggagagagaaagagggaatcgaggagagagaaagaggcaGAATTCGACCACAGAAgcacaagaagaagaagaggaagaagaagaagagacgag CAGGGTGAGATGGATTTGGAGACGGAGAATAGAATAGCTGCAATTCTTATGAAGGAAGCTGCAGAATTGCGACGACAAGCTGAGAAGGAAGGTGTGCATGTTTATCTCCAGAAACCCCAAGTTAGGGGTCGACCCAATTCCCGTTTTCTCACTGCAACTGTTCTAGGTGTGCAACAAG CAAATCGAGCTGTGGAAGTAAATGAGATGTGGCGAGTCAGGCAGAAAGAGCTGGAGCTGGATGATCGGCTTAAAGGAAGATTAAGGGATGAAGGCAGCAGTAGGAGCCATAGAGACTATAGTAATTCTTCTACAAGTGCAAATAAGAGGCATGCTAGTGATTTATGTTCATCAAGCAAAAGAGTATTAGAAGATGGCAGCTGTTCAAAGGAAGAGGAAAGTTTGAGAGATGATGAGGTCGAAGAGTTTCTAAACTCAAg GGTCAAGCGTGGCAGAGGTGCTGTAGGATCTAGGATGGATGAAGCAGGTCCTTACCTTCCTCACTGTTCACACTCCAAGGACAGGCTGTTAACTAACCCTGATTTAAGGGTTAGGGAAGAGTGGGAACATCGCGTTGTTCTTGGTCCAGAGAAGCCTTCTTCACTGGAATTAAGTGAATCTTCTGAAGACAAGCTTCATTGGGATAGgaggaagaaggagaagaaagtTCGCTCAGGGAGTTCAAACAAGCAGCATTCTAGGAAGCATGGATCAAAAGAGAAATCGAGggataagaaaaagaagaaatctgAAAAAAGAAGTAAACATCGCAAGTGA
- the LOC100266970 gene encoding uncharacterized protein LOC100266970 isoform X2, with amino-acid sequence MSKKDESELSGNKAVGERKRESRREKEAEFDHRSTRRRRGRRRRDEGEMDLETENRIAAILMKEAAELRRQAEKEGVHVYLQKPQVRGRPNSRFLTATVLGVQQANRAVEVNEMWRVRQKELELDDRLKGRLRDEGSSRSHRDYSNSSTSANKRHASDLCSSSKRVLEDGSCSKEEESLRDDEVEEFLNSRVKRGRGAVGSRMDEAGPYLPHCSHSKDRLLTNPDLRVREEWEHRVVLGPEKPSSLELSESSEDKLHWDRRKKEKKVRSGSSNKQHSRKHGSKEKSRDKKKKKSEKRSKHRK; translated from the exons atgagtaaaaaaGACGAGTCAGAGCTTTCTGGAAACAAGGCCgtaggagagagaaagagggaatcgaggagagagaaagaggcaGAATTCGACCACAGAAgcacaagaagaagaagaggaagaagaagaagagacgag GGTGAGATGGATTTGGAGACGGAGAATAGAATAGCTGCAATTCTTATGAAGGAAGCTGCAGAATTGCGACGACAAGCTGAGAAGGAAGGTGTGCATGTTTATCTCCAGAAACCCCAAGTTAGGGGTCGACCCAATTCCCGTTTTCTCACTGCAACTGTTCTAGGTGTGCAACAAG CAAATCGAGCTGTGGAAGTAAATGAGATGTGGCGAGTCAGGCAGAAAGAGCTGGAGCTGGATGATCGGCTTAAAGGAAGATTAAGGGATGAAGGCAGCAGTAGGAGCCATAGAGACTATAGTAATTCTTCTACAAGTGCAAATAAGAGGCATGCTAGTGATTTATGTTCATCAAGCAAAAGAGTATTAGAAGATGGCAGCTGTTCAAAGGAAGAGGAAAGTTTGAGAGATGATGAGGTCGAAGAGTTTCTAAACTCAAg GGTCAAGCGTGGCAGAGGTGCTGTAGGATCTAGGATGGATGAAGCAGGTCCTTACCTTCCTCACTGTTCACACTCCAAGGACAGGCTGTTAACTAACCCTGATTTAAGGGTTAGGGAAGAGTGGGAACATCGCGTTGTTCTTGGTCCAGAGAAGCCTTCTTCACTGGAATTAAGTGAATCTTCTGAAGACAAGCTTCATTGGGATAGgaggaagaaggagaagaaagtTCGCTCAGGGAGTTCAAACAAGCAGCATTCTAGGAAGCATGGATCAAAAGAGAAATCGAGggataagaaaaagaagaaatctgAAAAAAGAAGTAAACATCGCAAGTGA